A stretch of the Archangium violaceum genome encodes the following:
- a CDS encoding serine/threonine protein kinase encodes MGLTLRHPDIGEMIGDYKVVGFLGAGGLGIVYKVERGGCFFALKLLLIPKLDGRGKREIGILIHLENPGVVRYVGSDFWPDPVIGHPYIVMEYVPGDTLWTFAYKRNPSARKATRIILDAALTLGEVHAAGVFHRDVKPENIVIREGSERPILIDFGIGSLASAPTVTGSQLPPGTEEFRSPEQIRFQRANPDGTGQYEYGPADEMWALGVTYYWLLTDALPFGERTDEGRLDGLRERILTQRPEAPHVINPRVPLAASLLCMKMLAEQPEDRFPLVATLCAALNESLSNAENAATWEPPLVDPLDPQTTTTLDDPAKQEPNEQRRMFLKLVKRRPRRGQPSPNAAPVLVVPAAVAGPRPPAAAANQDKRPKVDAPRVDPAPVEHEPPVMSAPVPPARELEPAADPPPQRAAWRLGVVGAVLTVAVVALSVGADLWGPGSSSRMSEALPSTSPAPISTDAGLSGREVAPDAKPLESLPGGDAAPVGAQLPASTANAMARTSAQTPKNETTKTQTQGAGFRLPVKPAAVAVCALLDGGCTAPASQVRPEPPAISCPEGWQETHERLHVKSRGLATLKGYKHEPGEVARVKEGPATLRVESVDGLPENTLLLGTLQLGEERLFGTFTQAQIPGAGTVPVCLVIGLDLETPFVDERGKIYVCGSGLGVCLDPGSKPGNAKVYPRFQLHWPTRF; translated from the coding sequence GTGGGACTGACACTCAGGCACCCGGACATCGGCGAGATGATCGGAGATTACAAGGTCGTGGGGTTCTTGGGCGCGGGGGGCCTCGGCATCGTCTACAAGGTCGAGCGCGGGGGCTGCTTCTTCGCGTTGAAGCTCCTTCTAATCCCCAAGCTGGACGGGCGGGGCAAGCGTGAGATCGGCATTCTCATTCACCTGGAGAACCCCGGCGTCGTCCGCTACGTGGGTTCGGATTTCTGGCCGGACCCGGTTATCGGCCATCCCTATATCGTGATGGAATACGTGCCGGGGGACACGCTTTGGACGTTTGCCTACAAGCGAAACCCATCGGCGCGGAAGGCGACGCGCATCATCCTGGACGCGGCATTGACGCTCGGGGAGGTACACGCGGCAGGTGTGTTTCATCGCGATGTGAAGCCGGAGAACATCGTCATTCGGGAAGGGAGCGAGCGCCCGATCCTGATTGATTTCGGGATTGGTTCTCTGGCCAGTGCCCCGACTGTCACCGGCTCGCAGCTCCCGCCCGGGACAGAGGAATTCCGCTCTCCCGAGCAGATACGCTTTCAGCGCGCCAACCCGGACGGCACGGGTCAATACGAGTACGGGCCCGCTGATGAGATGTGGGCATTGGGCGTGACTTATTACTGGCTGCTGACGGATGCGCTGCCCTTTGGCGAGCGCACGGATGAAGGGCGCCTGGACGGACTGCGCGAGCGTATCTTGACTCAGCGGCCCGAAGCGCCGCACGTCATCAACCCCCGCGTGCCGCTGGCCGCCTCGCTGCTGTGCATGAAGATGCTCGCGGAGCAGCCAGAGGACCGCTTCCCGCTGGTTGCGACACTGTGTGCGGCTCTGAATGAGTCCCTGTCCAACGCTGAGAACGCCGCTACTTGGGAGCCGCCGCTCGTGGATCCGCTTGATCCGCAGACGACCACGACGCTCGATGACCCGGCAAAGCAGGAGCCAAACGAACAGCGGCGCATGTTTCTAAAGCTGGTGAAGCGGCGCCCCCGGCGCGGGCAGCCCTCGCCGAACGCGGCACCCGTGCTCGTCGTGCCTGCTGCGGTAGCAGGCCCCCGGCCCCCGGCCGCAGCCGCGAACCAGGACAAACGCCCCAAGGTGGACGCGCCGCGCGTGGACCCGGCTCCAGTGGAGCACGAGCCGCCCGTAATGAGCGCCCCGGTGCCGCCAGCACGCGAACTCGAGCCTGCAGCAGATCCACCCCCTCAACGCGCAGCGTGGCGTCTCGGGGTCGTTGGGGCAGTGTTGACGGTGGCCGTCGTTGCCCTGTCCGTTGGCGCGGACTTGTGGGGGCCTGGCTCTTCGAGCCGCATGAGCGAGGCGCTACCGTCCACGTCACCCGCCCCCATCTCGACCGACGCAGGCTTGAGCGGTCGTGAAGTGGCGCCCGATGCAAAGCCGCTGGAATCTCTCCCTGGAGGAGACGCGGCACCCGTTGGGGCTCAACTTCCCGCGTCTACCGCTAACGCTATGGCTCGCACGTCCGCTCAGACGCCCAAGAACGAAACGACGAAAACGCAGACGCAAGGTGCAGGGTTCCGCCTGCCGGTGAAGCCCGCAGCCGTGGCGGTCTGTGCGCTGCTCGATGGGGGATGCACCGCGCCCGCTTCCCAGGTGCGCCCCGAGCCCCCCGCGATTTCCTGCCCCGAGGGTTGGCAGGAGACCCACGAGAGGCTTCACGTCAAGTCACGGGGGCTTGCCACGTTGAAGGGGTACAAGCACGAGCCCGGGGAGGTGGCCAGGGTCAAAGAGGGTCCCGCTACCCTCCGAGTGGAGAGCGTGGATGGGTTACCCGAAAACACGCTGCTTCTTGGCACGTTGCAGCTTGGGGAGGAGCGCCTCTTCGGTACCTTCACCCAGGCGCAGATTCCCGGCGCGGGGACTGTGCCCGTGTGTCTGGTCATTGGCCTGGATCTTGAGACGCCCTTTGTGGACGAACGCGGCAAGATTTACGTTTGCGGCTCTGGCTTGGGCGTCTGCCTCGACCCCGGAAGCAAGCCCGGCAATGCCAAGGTATACCCGCGCTTTCAACTCCACTGGCCGACCCGGTTCTAG
- a CDS encoding ISL3 family transposase: MRPRQRKPRCGVCGRPAPGYDTKPGRLWRHLALGETIFWLRYAPRRVRCREHGVRVERVPWAAHGSSFTHAFEELVAWQAQRLDKSSICRLLGINWRTVGTIIERLVEERLSPGRLEGLQVIGVDELGWRAGHQYVSLVVDHLRSRVVWVAEGKNEETLNGFFDELGEERTKELTHATMDLSAAFSKAVGNRAPHVRKVFDRFHVQKLANEALDTVRRQQVREQAGSQEGKALTHSRWALLKNPWNLTVGQGEKLSELKKTNQTLYRAYLLKESLARGMDYVQPKRASEHLDKWCQWASHSRLAPFAKLAKTVQRHKDGILAYVETGLSNGVVEGINNKIRALTRRAYGFRNPKAFRAMILLCCGGMEFTPPLPVAA, from the coding sequence GTGCGCCCCCGCCAGCGCAAGCCGCGCTGTGGAGTGTGCGGCCGGCCCGCCCCAGGCTACGACACGAAACCTGGGCGACTGTGGCGGCACCTGGCGCTGGGAGAAACCATCTTCTGGCTGCGGTACGCCCCGCGCCGGGTGCGCTGCCGGGAGCATGGAGTGAGGGTGGAGCGGGTGCCCTGGGCGGCGCACGGCTCGAGCTTCACGCACGCCTTCGAGGAGCTGGTGGCCTGGCAGGCGCAACGTCTGGACAAGTCGTCCATCTGCCGGTTGCTGGGCATCAACTGGCGCACGGTGGGCACCATCATCGAGCGACTGGTGGAGGAGCGCCTGTCGCCTGGGCGCCTGGAGGGGCTGCAAGTCATTGGGGTGGACGAGCTGGGCTGGCGCGCCGGGCACCAGTACGTGAGTCTGGTGGTGGACCACCTGCGCTCGCGAGTCGTCTGGGTGGCGGAGGGGAAGAACGAAGAGACGCTCAACGGCTTCTTCGACGAGCTGGGAGAGGAGAGGACGAAGGAGTTGACGCACGCGACGATGGACCTGTCGGCGGCCTTCAGCAAGGCGGTGGGCAACCGGGCCCCACACGTGCGCAAGGTGTTCGACCGCTTCCACGTGCAGAAGCTGGCGAACGAAGCGCTGGACACGGTGCGCCGGCAGCAGGTGCGGGAGCAGGCGGGGAGCCAGGAGGGCAAGGCGCTCACGCACAGCCGTTGGGCGCTGCTGAAGAATCCGTGGAACCTGACGGTGGGCCAGGGAGAGAAGCTCAGCGAGTTGAAGAAGACGAACCAGACGCTCTACCGGGCCTATCTGCTCAAGGAGAGCCTGGCACGGGGCATGGACTACGTGCAGCCCAAGCGGGCCTCGGAGCACCTGGACAAGTGGTGTCAGTGGGCCAGCCACTCCAGGCTCGCCCCCTTCGCGAAGCTGGCGAAGACAGTCCAGCGGCACAAGGACGGCATTCTCGCCTATGTCGAGACGGGGCTGAGCAACGGAGTGGTGGAGGGAATCAACAACAAGATTCGAGCCCTCACCCGTCGCGCCTATGGCTTCCGCAATCCCAAGGCATTCAGGGCGATGATACTGCTGTGCTGCGGAGGCATGGAGTTCACTCCGCCTCTGCCAGTAGCGGCGTAG
- a CDS encoding DUF2169 domain-containing protein, protein MWGLRNRTAYAAERNWTRDKDGVHWWLVAVRATFVIAPGGRLILADEQLPPVLAPEYFGEPGRSSLRYDSDLLAAKPGTDVLVIAHAHAPHGRPAPTVPVSLRVGQLHKELLVHGERLYDPGLIQSPTGEVIPPGPTAEV, encoded by the coding sequence ATGTGGGGGCTGAGGAACCGCACGGCTTACGCTGCGGAACGAAACTGGACGCGCGACAAGGACGGGGTGCACTGGTGGCTCGTCGCGGTCAGGGCAACGTTCGTCATCGCTCCCGGGGGACGGCTCATCCTGGCGGACGAGCAACTACCCCCGGTGCTGGCGCCAGAGTATTTCGGCGAACCAGGCCGGTCGAGCTTGCGCTACGACTCCGATCTCCTCGCGGCGAAGCCGGGCACGGACGTGCTGGTCATCGCGCACGCACACGCGCCCCATGGGAGGCCTGCTCCGACGGTGCCGGTCTCGCTCCGTGTCGGACAGCTCCACAAGGAGCTGCTCGTACATGGAGAACGCCTCTACGACCCAGGCTTGATTCAAAGTCCCACGGGAGAGGTCATCCCACCCGGGCCTACGGCTGAAGTATAG
- a CDS encoding ISAs1 family transposase, translated as MLREGTAPEGLKRPVSDTTLDRLLGKLEPEGLEQEVHQMVHRGLEVGLIRHELFARGVVSIDGKAGESTPGQPPCEPSHTTKDEQGREYWYPYALRASLTSSAAQPVLDQKLLEGKQGEATAFPELFKRVVEKFGRHFEYVTVDAGMTSAANARVVREAGKHYLMALKENFHRLHDKAWVALAVAPVKVRTRERTSGEWVERELRVVDKPPEEDFPGAQQWVWVRQTRTRDGELPKVETRLFLTSIPTGQLSPERMLTLVRRHWGIENGPNWTADVVLEEDSASPSLRGNAPLVLSWLRLLAYNLLALVRTHLPTRDKRPQSFARTMEVLYQGLLGLAVLPESLATLA; from the coding sequence ATGCTGCGCGAAGGCACGGCGCCCGAGGGGCTGAAGCGGCCGGTGTCCGACACGACGTTGGATAGGCTGCTGGGGAAGTTGGAGCCAGAGGGGTTGGAGCAGGAGGTGCACCAGATGGTGCACCGAGGCCTGGAAGTGGGGCTGATACGCCATGAGCTCTTCGCCCGGGGCGTCGTCAGCATTGACGGGAAGGCAGGGGAGAGCACGCCGGGGCAGCCGCCGTGCGAGCCGAGCCACACGACGAAGGATGAGCAGGGGCGGGAGTACTGGTACCCGTACGCGCTGCGCGCCAGTCTCACCAGCAGCGCGGCCCAGCCGGTGCTCGACCAGAAGTTGCTGGAAGGCAAGCAGGGAGAGGCGACGGCGTTCCCGGAGTTGTTCAAACGGGTGGTGGAGAAGTTCGGGCGGCATTTCGAGTACGTGACAGTGGACGCGGGAATGACGAGCGCGGCCAATGCGCGGGTGGTGAGGGAGGCGGGCAAGCACTACCTGATGGCGCTCAAGGAGAACTTCCACCGGCTACATGACAAGGCGTGGGTGGCGCTGGCGGTGGCGCCAGTGAAGGTGCGCACGCGCGAGCGGACGAGCGGGGAGTGGGTGGAGAGGGAGTTGAGGGTGGTGGACAAGCCGCCAGAGGAGGACTTTCCCGGCGCCCAGCAATGGGTATGGGTGAGGCAGACGCGAACCAGAGACGGCGAGCTGCCGAAGGTGGAGACGCGGCTGTTCCTCACCTCCATTCCCACAGGGCAACTGTCCCCGGAGCGGATGCTGACGCTGGTACGCCGGCACTGGGGGATTGAGAACGGGCCCAACTGGACAGCGGACGTGGTGCTGGAGGAGGACAGCGCCTCGCCCAGCCTGCGAGGCAATGCACCCCTGGTGCTCAGCTGGCTGCGTTTGCTGGCCTACAACCTGCTGGCCCTGGTGCGCACGCACCTGCCGACTCGCGACAAACGGCCCCAAAGCTTCGCACGCACCATGGAGGTGCTCTACCAGGGCCTGTTGGGTCTGGCCGTGCTGCCCGAGAGTCTGGCCACACTTGCCTGA
- a CDS encoding DUF2169 domain-containing protein encodes MTVTRPQPFTTRPIRYEFAFGGSDLSDPDPQKHRIDERNPIGRGFARRAAHVVGELAHAIEYPRGEPAEMGPAGFGPIDSSWIPRRKLAGTYDARWEQSKKPLLPDDYEPAFALSAPTDQRTEKPLVGGERVEILNMTPEGVLRFELPRMSLDFTTRIGTRREQHGARLVTVLVEPEEKRLSLVWQSVLRVRAPEADYLDETEIVERGGTT; translated from the coding sequence GTGACGGTGACCCGGCCGCAGCCGTTCACCACGCGCCCGATTCGATACGAGTTCGCGTTCGGTGGCAGCGATCTGTCCGACCCTGATCCCCAGAAGCACCGCATCGACGAGCGGAACCCGATCGGGCGCGGCTTCGCGCGACGAGCAGCTCACGTCGTTGGGGAGCTGGCCCACGCGATAGAGTATCCACGTGGCGAGCCAGCGGAGATGGGGCCGGCGGGGTTCGGCCCCATCGATTCCTCGTGGATTCCACGGCGGAAGCTCGCCGGAACATACGACGCGCGGTGGGAGCAATCGAAGAAGCCGTTGCTGCCAGATGACTACGAGCCCGCCTTCGCACTGAGTGCCCCCACGGACCAGCGAACAGAGAAGCCCCTCGTCGGCGGAGAGCGTGTCGAGATCCTGAACATGACCCCCGAGGGTGTCCTGCGCTTCGAGCTCCCGCGCATGTCGCTCGACTTCACCACGCGCATCGGCACACGGCGCGAGCAGCACGGCGCGCGCCTGGTGACGGTGCTCGTGGAGCCTGAAGAAAAGCGCCTGTCCTTGGTATGGCAGAGCGTGCTGCGCGTTCGAGCCCCCGAGGCGGACTATCTCGACGAGACGGAAATCGTCGAACGAGGGGGCACGACGTGA
- a CDS encoding DUF4150 domain-containing protein: protein MSKVTVNGPKTPVTEGSNGVAAATVPNVCKMPGPPAPFVPTPLPNIGKSGTDPKNYSKSVTIGGKRVAIRGATFGSMGDVASKGTGGGIVSSNVEGPTSFVGPGSMNVKIEGKNVQLLGDPMLNNCGPSGSPANAATLMGVIQAPGWMVTLVTGEEECPLCKEAHKSKGALKETDKTRADAKQLAKTLTKHNEGAAPAKKFPKGKHDSGRMLGVVRCICDQTYADHSGGTETVFRELVKKEHGWHVPQDGGTHTSIAVLNKETGKKENVRVRKVEEFTKKLCADQGNDPELLKKQWNKADRLFDEWRKAGDPSLPVRFPPGVCAGPKALALALEDGALLSGITERWFHSGKRRTEGKVEHFRSDREAPITKSFGHGESVPPCGSCNIILPLMLCTKGKEGEEKCQHQKSKA from the coding sequence ATGTCGAAAGTCACAGTGAATGGTCCGAAGACCCCGGTGACCGAGGGGAGCAACGGGGTCGCCGCGGCGACGGTTCCCAACGTCTGCAAGATGCCGGGGCCGCCGGCTCCGTTTGTCCCGACCCCGCTGCCCAACATCGGCAAGAGCGGAACTGACCCGAAGAACTACTCCAAGAGCGTCACGATCGGAGGGAAGAGGGTGGCGATCAGGGGCGCCACCTTCGGTTCCATGGGGGACGTGGCCAGCAAGGGGACCGGAGGCGGAATCGTCTCCTCGAACGTGGAAGGACCCACGAGCTTCGTGGGCCCTGGCTCCATGAACGTGAAGATCGAGGGGAAGAACGTCCAGCTGCTCGGCGACCCCATGCTCAACAACTGCGGACCGAGCGGCAGCCCGGCCAACGCGGCAACGCTGATGGGGGTCATCCAGGCCCCCGGCTGGATGGTCACTCTCGTCACGGGGGAAGAGGAATGCCCCCTTTGCAAGGAGGCACATAAATCCAAGGGCGCGCTGAAAGAGACGGACAAGACTCGGGCGGATGCCAAGCAGCTTGCGAAAACGCTCACCAAGCACAATGAGGGTGCTGCACCGGCCAAGAAGTTCCCCAAGGGCAAGCATGACTCGGGGAGGATGCTCGGCGTGGTCCGGTGCATCTGCGATCAGACGTATGCAGACCACTCGGGCGGGACGGAGACTGTGTTCCGCGAGCTCGTCAAGAAGGAGCATGGATGGCACGTGCCGCAGGATGGTGGCACCCACACCTCCATTGCCGTCCTGAACAAGGAAACCGGGAAGAAAGAAAACGTCCGGGTCAGGAAGGTCGAGGAGTTTACCAAGAAGCTCTGCGCTGACCAAGGCAACGACCCGGAGCTCCTCAAGAAACAATGGAACAAGGCTGACCGTCTCTTCGATGAGTGGCGCAAGGCCGGGGATCCCTCACTCCCCGTCCGCTTTCCGCCAGGGGTCTGTGCTGGCCCCAAGGCCCTCGCGCTGGCGCTGGAAGATGGGGCCCTGCTCAGTGGCATCACCGAGCGGTGGTTCCACAGCGGCAAGAGGCGGACCGAAGGAAAGGTCGAGCATTTCCGGAGTGACCGGGAGGCGCCCATCACCAAATCCTTTGGCCACGGAGAGAGCGTCCCGCCGTGCGGTTCCTGCAACATCATTCTTCCTTTGATGCTCTGCACCAAAGGCAAGGAAGGGGAAGAGAAATGCCAGCACCAGAAGAGCAAGGCGTAG
- a CDS encoding SMI1/KNR4 family protein — MGPLAYPTLDFSAQRVLERYAEEWVEPHPRLLLIAHDSQEMMPTSLFYDLDDTARGDALVVTKEEGADDGELYESFETLREMLAWGALFQFRLGKMPQRCGGTFSGDQSDILSLVEPVMSSLGFKQPISTGPFCGLYERADAAMICKGMPRHGFDEARSFSFGGSDAGVLRKILGEIAAASSLNVEVDEWTPALS; from the coding sequence ATGGGACCTCTGGCCTATCCGACTCTCGACTTCTCGGCGCAGCGTGTGCTCGAGCGTTACGCCGAGGAGTGGGTCGAGCCTCATCCCCGGCTCCTGCTGATCGCGCATGACTCACAAGAGATGATGCCCACGTCCCTGTTCTACGACCTCGACGACACAGCACGCGGCGATGCGCTGGTGGTGACGAAGGAGGAAGGCGCCGATGACGGTGAGCTCTACGAAAGCTTCGAGACCTTGCGCGAGATGCTGGCGTGGGGCGCGCTGTTCCAGTTCCGACTGGGCAAGATGCCACAGCGGTGCGGTGGCACTTTCAGTGGCGACCAGTCAGACATCCTCTCCCTCGTCGAGCCGGTGATGAGCAGCCTTGGCTTCAAGCAGCCGATCTCCACTGGCCCCTTCTGCGGACTGTATGAACGAGCTGATGCGGCCATGATCTGCAAGGGAATGCCGAGGCATGGATTCGACGAGGCGCGGTCCTTCTCCTTCGGGGGCAGCGACGCCGGAGTCCTCAGGAAGATCCTGGGTGAAATCGCAGCGGCGTCCTCGCTGAATGTCGAAGTCGACGAATGGACTCCGGCGCTGTCGTGA
- a CDS encoding SMI1/KNR4 family protein, producing the protein MEELLLRVVPGLAQQWKGATPDEIAQIERIAGRPLPPFYRWFLSRMGQSMGPLAYPTLDFSAQRVLERYAEEWVEPHPRLLLIAHDSQEMMPTSLFYDLDDTARGDALVVTKEEGADDGELYESFETLREMLAWGALFQFRLGKMPQRCGGTFSGDQSDILSLVEPVMSSLGFKQPISTGPFCGLYERADAAMICKGMPRHGFDEARSFSFGGSDAGVLRKILGEIAAASSLNVEVTEWTPPLE; encoded by the coding sequence ATGGAAGAACTGCTGCTCAGAGTCGTGCCTGGACTCGCGCAGCAGTGGAAGGGCGCCACACCCGACGAGATCGCCCAAATCGAGCGGATTGCGGGCCGCCCCCTGCCGCCCTTCTATCGCTGGTTCCTCAGCCGCATGGGGCAGAGCATGGGACCTCTGGCCTATCCGACTCTCGACTTCTCGGCGCAGCGTGTGCTCGAGCGTTACGCCGAGGAGTGGGTCGAGCCTCATCCCCGGCTCCTGCTGATCGCGCATGACTCACAAGAGATGATGCCCACGTCCCTGTTCTACGACCTCGACGACACAGCACGCGGCGATGCGCTGGTGGTGACGAAGGAGGAAGGCGCCGATGACGGTGAGCTCTACGAAAGCTTCGAGACCTTGCGCGAGATGCTGGCGTGGGGCGCGCTGTTCCAGTTCCGACTGGGCAAGATGCCACAGCGGTGCGGTGGCACTTTCAGTGGCGACCAGTCAGACATCCTCTCCCTCGTCGAGCCGGTGATGAGCAGCCTTGGCTTCAAGCAGCCGATCTCCACTGGCCCCTTCTGCGGACTGTATGAACGAGCTGATGCGGCCATGATCTGCAAGGGAATGCCGAGGCATGGATTCGACGAGGCGCGGTCCTTCTCCTTCGGGGGCAGCGACGCCGGAGTCCTCAGGAAGATCCTGGGTGAAATCGCAGCGGCGTCCTCGCTGAATGTCGAAGTCACCGAGTGGACGCCGCCGCTCGAGTGA
- a CDS encoding bifunctional DNA primase/polymerase, translated as MAVIYASKLGWRVVPLHFVQSGGACSCPKGDDCRSAGKHPRLKDWTTEATTDPEQIAAWWRIWPDANVGVVTGSQSGVFVLDVDPRSGGRESLAALEAEHGPLPLTALQATPSGGFHYVFKAVPGLTNSAGKLGPGLDIRAEGGQFVVAPSQTTAGRYRWVRPPWETPPADAPVWLLERLRRMAPAQAPDADLRRGYFPPASPEVLEQAREALAQHGPAIVGQGGDTHTFMAAAILTHDFALTDDEAWPLLFEWNETCVPPWDETDLRAKLRGGGKYGKAEYGCRRKPAINLVAGKLSEIATQAELALVGAGVPVFSRGGALVRPVVEEVDAAHGRRTKVARLAKLDATYTCDLLSRHVCFQRFNAKSGEWLTADPPQVVAQTILSRVGEWRFHPLAGVITTQTMRPDGTILDQPGFDPATRLVLMAPPPMPAIPNAPTRRDAEQALRLLSALLEEFPFVDDACRSVALSGLITPVVRGAFSVAPGHAASVSTPGTGKSFLWDTSAAICIGQPMPVMAAGRTEEESEKRLGAAVIAGQPVVALDNVNGGIGGDAFCQVIERPVVDVRILGRSELARVESRATVFVTGNNLQILGDATRRVLLVRLDANMERPELRQFKSNPVATVLADRGRYVAAALTVVRAFVAAGSPGRAPRLASFEGWSDTVRSSLIWLGCADPVATMEAARAEDPLMALLRAALGSWAAHFGTGRATARTAADVLRIAEGFDAADTFPALKEAVLAVASNRGRPDARTFGKWLSRHKGRIVAGFRLEGEADAHGHAARWWVERHGTAVDAVSAVDSERRL; from the coding sequence GTGGCAGTCATCTACGCAAGCAAGCTCGGTTGGCGCGTCGTGCCGCTGCACTTCGTACAATCTGGTGGCGCGTGCTCCTGCCCCAAGGGGGACGACTGCCGGAGCGCCGGCAAGCATCCGCGCCTGAAGGACTGGACGACAGAGGCCACGACGGACCCCGAGCAGATCGCTGCGTGGTGGCGGATATGGCCTGACGCCAACGTGGGTGTGGTGACCGGCTCGCAGTCGGGAGTCTTTGTCCTGGATGTGGACCCCCGCAGCGGCGGGCGCGAGTCGCTCGCCGCGCTCGAAGCGGAGCATGGGCCTCTGCCGCTTACTGCACTACAGGCTACGCCCTCGGGCGGTTTCCACTACGTGTTCAAGGCCGTCCCGGGCCTCACGAACAGCGCGGGCAAGCTGGGCCCCGGCCTGGACATCCGCGCCGAGGGCGGACAGTTCGTCGTCGCGCCCTCGCAGACGACGGCGGGGCGCTACCGGTGGGTGCGCCCGCCATGGGAGACGCCGCCGGCCGACGCTCCGGTCTGGTTGCTCGAGCGACTACGGCGCATGGCCCCGGCTCAAGCTCCAGACGCTGACCTCCGGCGCGGCTACTTCCCGCCCGCTTCGCCCGAAGTGCTCGAGCAGGCCCGCGAGGCCCTGGCGCAGCACGGCCCGGCCATCGTGGGCCAGGGGGGCGACACGCATACGTTCATGGCCGCGGCAATCCTGACGCACGACTTCGCTCTCACGGACGACGAAGCCTGGCCGCTTCTGTTCGAGTGGAACGAGACGTGCGTCCCGCCGTGGGACGAGACGGACCTACGCGCGAAGCTCCGGGGCGGGGGCAAGTACGGCAAGGCGGAGTACGGCTGCCGGCGCAAGCCCGCAATCAATCTGGTGGCCGGCAAGCTCTCAGAGATCGCTACGCAAGCGGAGCTGGCCCTGGTCGGCGCGGGCGTTCCGGTGTTCTCGCGCGGCGGAGCTCTCGTGCGCCCCGTGGTGGAAGAGGTGGACGCGGCCCATGGTCGGCGCACCAAGGTCGCGCGCCTGGCGAAGCTTGATGCGACGTACACGTGCGATCTGCTGTCGCGGCATGTCTGCTTCCAGCGGTTCAACGCGAAGTCGGGCGAGTGGCTCACGGCCGATCCGCCGCAGGTCGTCGCGCAGACCATTCTCTCGCGCGTCGGCGAGTGGCGGTTCCACCCGCTCGCGGGGGTCATCACCACGCAGACGATGCGGCCGGACGGGACGATCCTCGACCAGCCGGGGTTCGACCCTGCCACGCGGCTCGTCCTGATGGCGCCGCCCCCGATGCCCGCGATCCCGAACGCCCCAACCCGCCGAGATGCAGAGCAGGCGCTCAGGCTCCTGTCGGCGCTCCTGGAGGAGTTCCCGTTCGTCGACGACGCGTGCCGGAGTGTTGCCCTGAGCGGGCTGATCACCCCTGTGGTCCGCGGCGCGTTCTCCGTCGCGCCGGGGCACGCTGCCAGCGTCAGCACGCCGGGCACCGGCAAGAGCTTCCTGTGGGACACCTCGGCGGCGATCTGCATCGGCCAGCCGATGCCCGTCATGGCGGCCGGACGCACCGAGGAGGAGTCCGAGAAGCGGCTCGGGGCGGCGGTCATAGCCGGGCAGCCCGTCGTCGCTCTCGACAACGTGAACGGCGGAATCGGCGGTGATGCCTTCTGCCAGGTTATCGAGCGCCCCGTCGTGGACGTGCGGATTCTCGGTCGCTCTGAGCTCGCCCGCGTGGAGTCTCGGGCGACCGTCTTCGTCACGGGGAACAACCTGCAGATCCTCGGCGACGCGACCCGCCGTGTCCTGCTCGTCCGGCTAGATGCGAACATGGAGCGCCCCGAGCTCCGGCAGTTCAAGAGCAACCCGGTCGCCACGGTGCTCGCCGACCGCGGGCGGTACGTGGCCGCTGCTCTGACCGTGGTACGCGCCTTCGTGGCCGCCGGGAGTCCGGGCCGGGCACCGAGGCTCGCGAGCTTCGAGGGGTGGAGCGACACCGTCCGGAGCTCGTTGATCTGGCTGGGCTGCGCGGACCCGGTCGCCACCATGGAAGCTGCCCGGGCTGAAGACCCGCTGATGGCCTTGCTGCGCGCGGCGCTCGGCAGCTGGGCGGCTCACTTCGGAACGGGACGCGCGACGGCGAGGACTGCCGCTGACGTGCTGCGCATCGCCGAGGGGTTCGACGCTGCGGACACGTTCCCGGCACTCAAGGAAGCCGTCCTGGCGGTGGCCAGCAATCGGGGGCGTCCGGATGCGCGCACCTTCGGCAAATGGCTGTCCCGACACAAGGGGCGGATCGTTGCAGGCTTTCGCCTGGAAGGGGAGGCGGATGCTCACGGCCACGCGGCACGGTGGTGGGTTGAACGGCACGGAACTGCGGTTGATGCGGTTAGTGCGGTTGATTCTGAACGCAGACTGTAG
- a CDS encoding helix-turn-helix transcriptional regulator, with translation MKDQLPEPARYSVPAACRVFGYSRSTFYDRVQKGLIRLTKDGRRSFVSREELERYLKACEGQS, from the coding sequence ATGAAAGACCAACTCCCCGAACCAGCCCGCTACTCGGTTCCCGCAGCCTGTCGTGTTTTCGGGTACAGCCGCTCGACCTTCTACGATCGTGTCCAGAAGGGGCTGATCAGGCTTACGAAGGATGGTCGCCGGTCCTTCGTCTCCCGCGAGGAACTCGAACGCTATCTGAAGGCCTGTGAGGGCCAGTCATGA